The sequence CCGTCTTCCTGCTTATCAATACTTTTTCGGGGATGCACCTGCGGCCACCGCTGTTGATTGCCATTGCCAATAAACAGGTAGGTATTATTCCGGGCACGCACCTCGACAGCCCCAATCCGTGGTTCGATAAATTACGACGTATTCACTGGGATACCGCCAACCGGCGTTACATATTTTCTACTTCCGATGGTTTTTACTTTGCCGACGAAACACTGAGCAAAAAACTCATCCCTGCCCCATTGCAACCACCGGTAAGTGTTATGGGTTGCAATGTACTGGAGCCAATTGGCGAAAATTACCTGATGGTAGGTTCGTTCAGCGGTATGTTTGTCTGGAATCCGCAAACCGGAAGGATTGCCGACTTTTTTACCGGCCACCCCTACCAAACTCCCCGGGGAATGGCGCGCCCCTTTGGCGCAAACACCGTTGCCGGATTTGTACAATCGGGAGACAAAAGCTGGTGGTTCGATTACAGCGCCGGTGCCATCCAACTCGATGCGCAAAACGAAAAAAGTGCGTTTGTAGCGATGCCCGAAGAAATACGCAAAGCTTCGCCCATGTCGTTATGGAACGCGGCGCTGGAAGTACACACCGGACGTATTTTTGAACACCTCGTTGGTAGTTTTTATATTCTTTTTGTTCCACTGGCAGGCATTTGTTTGCTGCTTGTAATTATTTCCGGAGTTTTGTTGTGGTGGATGGCGCATAGAAAAAGCAGGAAGCGCGAAGCTGGAAGCACGAAGAAGTAAGAACTTACGCGACATGTCTAATTCTACCGAACCTCTTAAAGGCTAAATATTTAGCCACTTCTTGTTTTACATAGTATTTATTTCTACTTTTATTCGTCCATTTTACCCGGCGACACAGGAAGAAGATTCAGCGAAGTTGAGCGCGCCCCAGAAAATAACGATTTTATCCGTTTGCAAATGATTATAAGCGTTTATAGATACTTACAAACGAATATATAACTCATAAACATTGAATTAGAAAGAATTGCCTCAATTATGGCTATAAGCGAAATAAGTGTACTACATATACACATACGTTATGGGCAATTTTGAAAATGTGCGTGATAATATGATTAATCTTAAAAACTATTCCTTTATATTAAACACTTACAATGAAATCAAATTAATAATAGAATATGTGGCATAAACAAAAAATAAAATATTTATCTGATAGTTTATGTTTGCATTTATCTCAAGCGACTGTTTTGTGTATACCAGAGACTGAATACAAAAGAAAAAAAGTTCCTGTATTAATAAGGGTAATAGAGGAAACTCCCTTTCTCCTATTATTAAATACAATTAAGTATCTTAAAGCTAAGGTTTTCGGAATTCCTTTCATTCCTTTAAAGTTTAAATCTAATCCAGAATTAACTTTAGACATTTTGGATTTTAGAATTAGAATTGAAATTCGACCTAAGGAACATCCCCCTCCACACTTCCATGTGATAATTGATGAGAATGATTATTCAGTTTCTATTAAAACGGGTGAATTCTTATATAGAAATAAAATAAAAAAAAGAGACAGGTTAGCAATTGAAAATTGGTATAAACAAAATAGAAATTTAATTATAAAAACATGGAATAATTCCAGACCTTACAATTGTCCCGCAGGAAAGATTAGGTTAACTGACTATAATCACTATTTATAAAAATAAACATTCACAAATGAGAATAATTGCATCAATATTATTTAGCACGTTTCTTACCATTTCCCTAAATGCACAAACTGTTATTAAAATGCAAGAAATTGGGGGAGTTTATGAGATTCCTTGCAAAGTAAATGGACTGCCTCTAAAGTTCATTTTTGATACAGGCGCAAGTGATGTTTCTATTTCAATGACAGAAGCCATATTTATGATTAAAAATGAATATCTATCTGAAGAAGATATCATAGGTACAGAATATTACAGCATCGCAAATGGGGACATTCAAGAAGGAACTACAATTAATTTGAAAGTTATTGAGATTGCTGGGCTTAAGCTTTATAATGTTAATGCCTCAATAGCACATTCTTTAGAAGCTCCACTTCTATTAGGACAAAGTGCATTGCAACAGTTAGGAAGAATTGAATTTGATTATGATTCTAATCAGCTTTTTATTTACAATAGAAATGATTCAACCCTACAAAAAAGACGAAATATTGAAATAGAAGCCCACCAAAGTACAGACAGCTTATACGATGAAAAGGCAAACCTATACTATGACAAAGCTATTGCGGAGTGGAAACTAGGAAACTACGACAAGGCTATATCGTTTCTTGACAAAGTTATTGAAATTGAGGACAAGTATATAAGTGCTTATTTAAATCGTGGATTGGCGAATATAATCATAGTTAATGATATCAATCCCTACAAGCCGTCTTCATATAATTATGAATTGGAACGAGAATATGAAAAAGAATTTAATATAGTTTATCAACACTGCCAGAAGGCTTTTGATGATGCTAACAAGGTTCTTTCTTTAAGACCAAATGATTACAGAGCCTATCATCTTAAAGGACGTGCCAAATTGAAACTTAAAGACTACACTGGAGCGATATTTGAATTTAACAACGCAATTCAATTTGACAATGAACATAAAGACACTGAAAAAAATTATTTCCTTAGAGCAAAAACAAATTATGAACTAGACAAATACATAAAGACAATCAAAGACTGTAACTTTTGTATAAAAGCTTCTAAAAATGGAGACTTCATTGGTGAGGCATATTATTACAAAGCTCTTTCTAAAGAGAATTTATTTGGGACTAAATTTGCAATGAATGATTTCAGTAAAGCAGGAGAAGCTAGCTTTGAAAAAGCCTATAAAGAAATTGATGCGCGCAAATATAAATCGGTGTATCCGTATTTAAGTTTCTTTGAGTCAATTTTTGGAAGGATTTTAATGATTACTGTTGTCATTTTGATTGCGTTAACTTTTACAATTTTACTTATTAAAAAAATTAGAAAAAGAAAAAAAACAGCCCATAACAAATTGTAAATTGCATTGCGGGGTTCGTGGTGTGTCGTTTGCTGGATTCTCGCAACATCGT comes from uncultured Draconibacterium sp. and encodes:
- a CDS encoding DUF4160 domain-containing protein — its product is MWHKQKIKYLSDSLCLHLSQATVLCIPETEYKRKKVPVLIRVIEETPFLLLLNTIKYLKAKVFGIPFIPLKFKSNPELTLDILDFRIRIEIRPKEHPPPHFHVIIDENDYSVSIKTGEFLYRNKIKKRDRLAIENWYKQNRNLIIKTWNNSRPYNCPAGKIRLTDYNHYL
- a CDS encoding retroviral-like aspartic protease family protein; this encodes MRIIASILFSTFLTISLNAQTVIKMQEIGGVYEIPCKVNGLPLKFIFDTGASDVSISMTEAIFMIKNEYLSEEDIIGTEYYSIANGDIQEGTTINLKVIEIAGLKLYNVNASIAHSLEAPLLLGQSALQQLGRIEFDYDSNQLFIYNRNDSTLQKRRNIEIEAHQSTDSLYDEKANLYYDKAIAEWKLGNYDKAISFLDKVIEIEDKYISAYLNRGLANIIIVNDINPYKPSSYNYELEREYEKEFNIVYQHCQKAFDDANKVLSLRPNDYRAYHLKGRAKLKLKDYTGAIFEFNNAIQFDNEHKDTEKNYFLRAKTNYELDKYIKTIKDCNFCIKASKNGDFIGEAYYYKALSKENLFGTKFAMNDFSKAGEASFEKAYKEIDARKYKSVYPYLSFFESIFGRILMITVVILIALTFTILLIKKIRKRKKTAHNKL